Proteins from one Ipomoea triloba cultivar NCNSP0323 chromosome 1, ASM357664v1 genomic window:
- the LOC116019513 gene encoding alpha-1,3-arabinosyltransferase XAT3-like isoform X2, producing the protein MLIMRTRNLITPWVWCVGIMGSFGFEGDGLAHETDSKASLCSSISNGNICCDRSSFRSDVCIMKGDIRTDSGSSSVILYKTNDYYNGYFLGGTRGEKIRPYTRKWETSVMDTIDELDLVVKGQKFGVHHGCDVQHSVPAVFFSTGGYTGNLYHEFNDGILPLYITSQRFEKRVVFVILEYHNWWITKYGNILSQLSDYPAIDFRDNRTHCFPEVHVGLRIHDELSIDSSLTKGNKGIGDFRQLLDRAYWPRIRGLIQDEEREARVNMERSALSPSANTSIEMPILHKQNSVAPKLVMITRNDSRAITNEDSLIKMAEEIGFQVEVLRPARTTELAKAYRLLNSSDVMVGVHGAAMTHFLFLKPGATFIQIIPLGTDWAAETYYGEPAKKLGLRYIGYKILPKESSLYDEYDEDDPVLKDPNSVNEKGWEFTKKIYLDHQNMRLHLGRFRKRLLRAYYHSVIKTNEQFGLQSQ; encoded by the exons ATGTTGATCATGAGGACGAGGAATCTCATCACCCCCTGGGTTTGGTGTGTGGGAATAATGG GCTCTTTTGGCTTTGAAGGTGATGGGCTTGCTCATGAAACCGATTCAAAGGCTTCCTTGTGCTCTTCTATCTCTAATG GGAACATATGCTGTGATAGGAGTAGCTTTAGATCAGATGTTTGTATTATGAAAGGGGATATAAGAACAGATTCTGGTTCATCATCAGTTATCCTTTACAAGACCAATGATTATTACAATGGTTATTTTCTGGGCGGTACACGTGGTGAAAAGATCAGACCGTATACAAGGAAGTGGGAAACGAGTGTCATGGACACGATTGATGAATTAGACCTTGTTGTGAAGGGGCAGAAATTTGGGGTTCATCACGGGTGTGATGTTCAGCACAGTGTACCTGCTGTGTTCTTCTCGACGGGAGGGTACACTGGTAATCTTTACCATGAATTCAACGATGGAATACTGCCTCTCTACATCACGTCTCAGCGTTTTGAGAAGAGGGTTGTTTTCGTTATCCTTGAATATCATAACTGGTGGATTACTAAGTATGGCAACATTCTCTCGCAGCTCTCTGATTATCCAGCCATAGATTTTCGAGACAACAGGACCCATTGCTTTCCTGAAGTCCATGTTGGTTTGAGGATTCACGATGAGCTAAGTATTGATTCTTCGTTGACAAAAGGTAACAAGGGCATCGGGGATTTTAGGCAGCTTCTGGACCGAGCATATTGGCCTAGGATACGAGGTCTAATTCAGGATGAGGAACGTGAAGCTCGAGTGAATATGGAAAGATCTGCGTTGTCACCATCAGCTAATACCTCAATAGAGATGCCAATATTGCATAAGCAAAATTCGGTGGCGCCTAAACTGGTCATGATAACTAGGAATGACTCAAGAGCAATAACGAACGAAGACTCATTGATCAAAATGGCTGAAGAAATCGGGTTCCAAGTCGAGGTTTTGAGGCCTGCTAGGACCACAGAGCTTGCAAAAGCTTATCGGCTTCTCAATTCGAGTGATGTTATGGTTGGAGTTCACGGGGCTGCCATGACTCATTTCCTCTTCTTGAAGCCCGGGGCAACCTTCATTCAAATCATCCCCCTTGGAACAGACTGGGCAGCAGAGACTTACTATGGGGAACCCGCAAAGAAATTGGGACTGAGGTACATTGGCTACAAAATCCTTCCTAAAGAAAGCTCTTTATACGATGAATACGATGAAGATGACCCTGTACTGAAGGACCCTAACAGCGTGAACGAGAAGGGCTGGGAGTTCACGAAAAAGATATACCTCGATCACCAAAATATGAGATTGCACCTTGGAAGATTTCGAAAGAGACTTCTCCGTGCCTATTATCATTCCGTTATCAAGACGAATGAACAGTTTGGTCTTCAAAGTCAGTAA
- the LOC116019513 gene encoding alpha-1,3-arabinosyltransferase XAT3-like isoform X1, whose translation MVHYQRSHQSGKKGADVDHEDEESHHPLGLVCGNNGYNSKRAKPKLLSLLFLSLISCCFILAPQLLSSFGFEGDGLAHETDSKASLCSSISNGNICCDRSSFRSDVCIMKGDIRTDSGSSSVILYKTNDYYNGYFLGGTRGEKIRPYTRKWETSVMDTIDELDLVVKGQKFGVHHGCDVQHSVPAVFFSTGGYTGNLYHEFNDGILPLYITSQRFEKRVVFVILEYHNWWITKYGNILSQLSDYPAIDFRDNRTHCFPEVHVGLRIHDELSIDSSLTKGNKGIGDFRQLLDRAYWPRIRGLIQDEEREARVNMERSALSPSANTSIEMPILHKQNSVAPKLVMITRNDSRAITNEDSLIKMAEEIGFQVEVLRPARTTELAKAYRLLNSSDVMVGVHGAAMTHFLFLKPGATFIQIIPLGTDWAAETYYGEPAKKLGLRYIGYKILPKESSLYDEYDEDDPVLKDPNSVNEKGWEFTKKIYLDHQNMRLHLGRFRKRLLRAYYHSVIKTNEQFGLQSQ comes from the exons ATGGTGCACTACCAGAGAAGCCATCAATCTGGGAAGAAAGGGGCTGATGTTGATCATGAGGACGAGGAATCTCATCACCCCCTGGGTTTGGTGTGTGGGAATAATGGGTATAACAGCAAGAGAGCAAAGCCCAAGCTTCTGTCTCTCCTCTTTCTGTCTCTTATTTCTTGCTGCTTTATTCTTGCTCCCCAGCTCCTCa GCTCTTTTGGCTTTGAAGGTGATGGGCTTGCTCATGAAACCGATTCAAAGGCTTCCTTGTGCTCTTCTATCTCTAATG GGAACATATGCTGTGATAGGAGTAGCTTTAGATCAGATGTTTGTATTATGAAAGGGGATATAAGAACAGATTCTGGTTCATCATCAGTTATCCTTTACAAGACCAATGATTATTACAATGGTTATTTTCTGGGCGGTACACGTGGTGAAAAGATCAGACCGTATACAAGGAAGTGGGAAACGAGTGTCATGGACACGATTGATGAATTAGACCTTGTTGTGAAGGGGCAGAAATTTGGGGTTCATCACGGGTGTGATGTTCAGCACAGTGTACCTGCTGTGTTCTTCTCGACGGGAGGGTACACTGGTAATCTTTACCATGAATTCAACGATGGAATACTGCCTCTCTACATCACGTCTCAGCGTTTTGAGAAGAGGGTTGTTTTCGTTATCCTTGAATATCATAACTGGTGGATTACTAAGTATGGCAACATTCTCTCGCAGCTCTCTGATTATCCAGCCATAGATTTTCGAGACAACAGGACCCATTGCTTTCCTGAAGTCCATGTTGGTTTGAGGATTCACGATGAGCTAAGTATTGATTCTTCGTTGACAAAAGGTAACAAGGGCATCGGGGATTTTAGGCAGCTTCTGGACCGAGCATATTGGCCTAGGATACGAGGTCTAATTCAGGATGAGGAACGTGAAGCTCGAGTGAATATGGAAAGATCTGCGTTGTCACCATCAGCTAATACCTCAATAGAGATGCCAATATTGCATAAGCAAAATTCGGTGGCGCCTAAACTGGTCATGATAACTAGGAATGACTCAAGAGCAATAACGAACGAAGACTCATTGATCAAAATGGCTGAAGAAATCGGGTTCCAAGTCGAGGTTTTGAGGCCTGCTAGGACCACAGAGCTTGCAAAAGCTTATCGGCTTCTCAATTCGAGTGATGTTATGGTTGGAGTTCACGGGGCTGCCATGACTCATTTCCTCTTCTTGAAGCCCGGGGCAACCTTCATTCAAATCATCCCCCTTGGAACAGACTGGGCAGCAGAGACTTACTATGGGGAACCCGCAAAGAAATTGGGACTGAGGTACATTGGCTACAAAATCCTTCCTAAAGAAAGCTCTTTATACGATGAATACGATGAAGATGACCCTGTACTGAAGGACCCTAACAGCGTGAACGAGAAGGGCTGGGAGTTCACGAAAAAGATATACCTCGATCACCAAAATATGAGATTGCACCTTGGAAGATTTCGAAAGAGACTTCTCCGTGCCTATTATCATTCCGTTATCAAGACGAATGAACAGTTTGGTCTTCAAAGTCAGTAA
- the LOC116030916 gene encoding F-box/LRR-repeat protein At5g63520 isoform X1, which translates to MEEPSLIHRQMHREATTIDSIGDDLLHNIFSRLPAPFCATVACVCRSWNLIATRILSYPKFSSALSRNPSLQDAVNEVIEEVLSQPIRPQFAIASVGPSFSLEDAHALISRRLDSRIPVISCTSQGIIGRDALTHEFQEVQWEIVDDDDDDNAEDVNMLQNANVGVLLSVGFLPGLKANLIPLLWNTRGTRGLMVDEFVMSIREYSSLVSGTTSPQGIILFADQETDMKDVLVKMDYAFSAETVIVGDGAGKFLYQIDNGVNATINQDCTPAALALVFAKDRDKPPGVGDTQLHVMLSNGISAFGPTYKAVSVRERRTGNTTWLTAKRGAEQEDLDGQTLLEQIFHEVGDYFHCQALFIGVMKRRKCSIGEEKVKWSTLQEFHEVLRGDEEYLYVNGLGIKSGDLFRFYISDSNTALSSCKKVSDNLRCLKQEYDCRNHASGDAVNIDKKAILGGISFCCCGRGESFFGHANADSLPFLENFPTVPLAGNFCAGEIARVDLSSYGDGPEELSSIRCCLHVFSTVYLVMSYTPAGPA; encoded by the exons ATGGAGGAACCTTCCCTCATACACAGACAGATGCACCGAGAAGCCACCACCATCGACTCGATCGGCGACGATCTTCTTCACAACATCTTCTCCCGCCTCCCCGCGCCGTTTTGCGCCACCGTCGCCTGCGTTTGCCGCTCTTGGAACCTTATCGCCACCCGCATCCTCTCCTACCCCAAGTTCTCCTCCGCTCTCTCTCGTAACCCTTCCCTTCAG GATGCTGTAAATGAGGTAATTGAAGAGGTCCTGTCGCAGCCGATTCGACCTCAGTTCGCCATTGCTTCCGTTGGCCCCAGCTTTAGCTTGGAAGATGCTCATGCACTC ATTTCTAGAAGATTGGACTCCAGAATTCCAGTAATTTCTTGCACATCACAAGGAATTATTGGTAGAGATGCACTAACTCATGAGTTTCAAGAG GTTCAATGGGAAATAGTTGATGATGACGATGACGACAACGCTGAGGATGTTAATATGTTGCAGAATGCAAATGTAGGAGTCTTGTTGAGTGTTGGTTTCTTGCCAGGATTGAAAGCCAATTTGATCCCTTTATTGTGGAATACTCGG GGAACTCGAGGACTCATGGTTGATGAATTTGTGATGAGTATCAGGGAATACTCATCTTTAGTTTCTGGCACCACATCCCCACAGGGGATTATATTGTTCGCA GACCAGGAAACTGATATGAAAGATGTTCTTGTGAAGATGG ATTATGCATTTTCTGCAGAGACTGTAATCGTGGGTGATGGAGCTGGCAAATTCTTATACCAAATTGATAATGGAGTTAATGCCACAATTAATCAAGACTGTACTCCTGCAGCTCTAGCTCTTGTATTTGCAAAGGACAGAGACAAGCCTCCTG GTGTGGGGGATACTCAATTGCATGTTATGTTGTCCAATGGCATATCAGCTTTTGGACCTACATACAAAGCTGTTTCTGTAAGAGAGAGACGCACTGGCAATACCACATGGCTGACTGCTAAGAGGGGAGCAGAGCAGGAGGACCTTGATGGTCAAACTCTGTTAGAGCAGATCTTTCATGAG GTAGGAGATTATTTCCATTGCCAAGCTCTATTTATTGGAGTTATGAAAAGAAGAAAGTGCTCCATTGGGGAGGAAAAAGTAAAATGGAGTACTTTGCAGGAATTTCATGAGGTCTTGAG AGGAGATGAGGAGTACTTATATGTCAATGGTCTTGGCATCAAAAGTGGAGACTTGTTCCGTTTCTACATTTCAGATTCTAATACTGCACTATCTTCTTGCAAAAAAGTCAGCGACAACCTTAGATGTTTGAAGCAGGAATATGACTGCAGAAATCATGCAAGTGGTGATGCTGTAAACATTGATAAGAAAGCAATTTTAGGTGGCATTTCTTTCTGTTGCTGTGGCCGTGGTGAGTCGTTTTTTGGACATGCTAATGCTGATAGCTTGCCTTTCCTGGAAAACTTCCCCACGGTTCCTCTAGCTGGAAATTTTTGCGCTGGGGAAATTGCTCGTGTGGATTTAAGCTCTTACGGGGATGGGCCCGAAGAGCTGTCTTCCATCCGCTGCTGTCTACACGTGTTCAGCACTGTCTACCTGGTTATGTCATACACCCCCGCAGGACCTGCATAG
- the LOC116030916 gene encoding F-box/LRR-repeat protein At5g63520 isoform X2: MEEPSLIHRQMHREATTIDSIGDDLLHNIFSRLPAPFCATVACVCRSWNLIATRILSYPKFSSALSRNPSLQDAVNEVIEEVLSQPIRPQFAIASVGPSFSLEDAHALISRRLDSRIPVISCTSQGIIGRDALTHEFQEVQWEIVDDDDDDNAEDVNMLQNANVGVLLSVGFLPGLKANLIPLLWNTRGTRGLMVDEFVMSIREYSSLVSGTTSPQGIILFAETDMKDVLVKMDYAFSAETVIVGDGAGKFLYQIDNGVNATINQDCTPAALALVFAKDRDKPPGVGDTQLHVMLSNGISAFGPTYKAVSVRERRTGNTTWLTAKRGAEQEDLDGQTLLEQIFHEVGDYFHCQALFIGVMKRRKCSIGEEKVKWSTLQEFHEVLRGDEEYLYVNGLGIKSGDLFRFYISDSNTALSSCKKVSDNLRCLKQEYDCRNHASGDAVNIDKKAILGGISFCCCGRGESFFGHANADSLPFLENFPTVPLAGNFCAGEIARVDLSSYGDGPEELSSIRCCLHVFSTVYLVMSYTPAGPA, translated from the exons ATGGAGGAACCTTCCCTCATACACAGACAGATGCACCGAGAAGCCACCACCATCGACTCGATCGGCGACGATCTTCTTCACAACATCTTCTCCCGCCTCCCCGCGCCGTTTTGCGCCACCGTCGCCTGCGTTTGCCGCTCTTGGAACCTTATCGCCACCCGCATCCTCTCCTACCCCAAGTTCTCCTCCGCTCTCTCTCGTAACCCTTCCCTTCAG GATGCTGTAAATGAGGTAATTGAAGAGGTCCTGTCGCAGCCGATTCGACCTCAGTTCGCCATTGCTTCCGTTGGCCCCAGCTTTAGCTTGGAAGATGCTCATGCACTC ATTTCTAGAAGATTGGACTCCAGAATTCCAGTAATTTCTTGCACATCACAAGGAATTATTGGTAGAGATGCACTAACTCATGAGTTTCAAGAG GTTCAATGGGAAATAGTTGATGATGACGATGACGACAACGCTGAGGATGTTAATATGTTGCAGAATGCAAATGTAGGAGTCTTGTTGAGTGTTGGTTTCTTGCCAGGATTGAAAGCCAATTTGATCCCTTTATTGTGGAATACTCGG GGAACTCGAGGACTCATGGTTGATGAATTTGTGATGAGTATCAGGGAATACTCATCTTTAGTTTCTGGCACCACATCCCCACAGGGGATTATATTGTTCGCA GAAACTGATATGAAAGATGTTCTTGTGAAGATGG ATTATGCATTTTCTGCAGAGACTGTAATCGTGGGTGATGGAGCTGGCAAATTCTTATACCAAATTGATAATGGAGTTAATGCCACAATTAATCAAGACTGTACTCCTGCAGCTCTAGCTCTTGTATTTGCAAAGGACAGAGACAAGCCTCCTG GTGTGGGGGATACTCAATTGCATGTTATGTTGTCCAATGGCATATCAGCTTTTGGACCTACATACAAAGCTGTTTCTGTAAGAGAGAGACGCACTGGCAATACCACATGGCTGACTGCTAAGAGGGGAGCAGAGCAGGAGGACCTTGATGGTCAAACTCTGTTAGAGCAGATCTTTCATGAG GTAGGAGATTATTTCCATTGCCAAGCTCTATTTATTGGAGTTATGAAAAGAAGAAAGTGCTCCATTGGGGAGGAAAAAGTAAAATGGAGTACTTTGCAGGAATTTCATGAGGTCTTGAG AGGAGATGAGGAGTACTTATATGTCAATGGTCTTGGCATCAAAAGTGGAGACTTGTTCCGTTTCTACATTTCAGATTCTAATACTGCACTATCTTCTTGCAAAAAAGTCAGCGACAACCTTAGATGTTTGAAGCAGGAATATGACTGCAGAAATCATGCAAGTGGTGATGCTGTAAACATTGATAAGAAAGCAATTTTAGGTGGCATTTCTTTCTGTTGCTGTGGCCGTGGTGAGTCGTTTTTTGGACATGCTAATGCTGATAGCTTGCCTTTCCTGGAAAACTTCCCCACGGTTCCTCTAGCTGGAAATTTTTGCGCTGGGGAAATTGCTCGTGTGGATTTAAGCTCTTACGGGGATGGGCCCGAAGAGCTGTCTTCCATCCGCTGCTGTCTACACGTGTTCAGCACTGTCTACCTGGTTATGTCATACACCCCCGCAGGACCTGCATAG